The Bradyrhizobium ottawaense genome window below encodes:
- a CDS encoding DUF2336 domain-containing protein — MTKSLFPGFDGLMSLSRREGVDVRPTLLRVLTDLYVQTRIHSDDEQRQFTELATRLIDQVDDATRAAIKAKLAIYPSTPVPVLQKLGLVAAHEGRRVPLAREIPTPAPAPAPARTPTDAELRMAANMAMQPKDAAEIHDMFFRAGASERALILHNLAQTPLKAAPRIPTVRAKRAIQILEMAAIAGDVENFTLELGDSLILPSRVAAQIVDDAGGEALAVAARALDMPSPNFQRILLFFKPEIGTSVNEVYRLSRLYDRLNDRSALVMLAAWRGSTLAVTRAKYQSSLHDGERQRARAGASQTRPGVQPGAMPPRRTGTDGSSER; from the coding sequence ATGACCAAGTCGCTGTTTCCCGGATTCGACGGGCTGATGTCGCTCTCCCGTCGCGAAGGCGTCGATGTTCGGCCGACGCTGCTGCGCGTGCTGACCGACCTCTATGTGCAGACCCGCATCCACAGTGACGACGAGCAGCGCCAGTTCACCGAGCTTGCAACGCGGCTGATCGACCAGGTCGACGATGCGACCCGCGCGGCCATCAAGGCCAAGCTCGCGATCTATCCGTCGACGCCCGTCCCGGTTCTCCAGAAGCTCGGGCTGGTTGCCGCACATGAAGGCCGCAGGGTTCCACTGGCGCGTGAAATCCCCACGCCCGCACCCGCCCCCGCGCCGGCCCGCACGCCGACCGACGCCGAGCTGCGCATGGCCGCGAACATGGCGATGCAGCCGAAGGACGCCGCCGAGATCCACGACATGTTCTTCCGCGCCGGCGCCTCCGAGCGCGCGCTGATCCTGCACAACCTGGCGCAGACCCCGCTGAAGGCGGCGCCCCGCATTCCGACCGTGCGCGCCAAGCGCGCGATTCAGATCCTGGAGATGGCGGCGATCGCGGGCGACGTCGAGAATTTCACCCTCGAGCTCGGCGACAGCCTGATCCTGCCCTCGCGCGTCGCGGCCCAGATCGTCGACGATGCCGGCGGCGAGGCGCTCGCGGTCGCCGCGCGCGCGCTCGACATGCCGAGCCCCAACTTCCAGCGCATCCTGCTGTTCTTCAAGCCGGAGATCGGCACGTCCGTGAACGAGGTCTACCGGCTATCGCGGCTCTACGATCGTCTCAACGACCGCTCGGCGCTGGTGATGCTGGCAGCCTGGCGCGGCTCGACGCTCGCCGTCACCCGCGCAAAGTACCAGTCGTCACTGCATGACGGCGAACGCCAGCGCGCCCGCGCGGGCGCAAGCCAGACGCGGCCGGGCGTGCAGCCCGGCGCAATGCCGCCGCGCCGCACCGGCACCGACGGGTCGTCGGAGCGTTGA
- a CDS encoding DUF1491 family protein, with the protein MRLKSNIWVAAYLRRCQTEGVFGAVRRRGAEEAGAVFVKVSLLDGHAMLYAPAPQTSYDDGRPVDRFFVPVAQQPLPEHTIEERLTKEIRFDPDAWIVETEDRAGRHFLELAKA; encoded by the coding sequence ATGCGTTTGAAATCCAACATATGGGTGGCGGCTTACCTGCGCCGGTGCCAGACCGAGGGCGTGTTCGGCGCGGTGCGCCGTCGCGGTGCCGAGGAGGCGGGCGCGGTGTTCGTGAAAGTGTCGCTGCTCGACGGCCATGCGATGCTGTACGCGCCGGCGCCGCAGACCTCTTACGACGACGGCCGCCCCGTCGATCGCTTCTTCGTGCCGGTCGCGCAGCAACCTCTGCCCGAGCACACGATCGAGGAGCGGCTGACGAAGGAAATCCGCTTCGATCCGGACGCCTGGATCGTCGAGACCGAGGATCGTGCCGGACGGCATTTCCTCGAGCTTGCGAAGGCGTAG
- a CDS encoding peptidoglycan-binding domain-containing protein: MPRKSTKDEAAPRRRGAKAAVVDVETERNLVMRVLLHSPKDTLAGLVAVAAIGAIVANALFLQTGRHPAPMFGTVINLPAPSSVALSNPMPRPRPVGADTSPLEPRATEFRAEPKPAERAAEKPPEKPVEATASTPRAGSDPMTNLVKATTSTPPSAMRPPAPIPVPQSPAARRIAGVQRALSEYGYGNLKITGTMSGETQSAIQKFEREHKMQVTGQLSDRLLRELGAAIGHPVE; encoded by the coding sequence GTGCCTAGGAAGTCTACCAAGGACGAAGCCGCTCCGCGCCGCCGTGGCGCCAAGGCCGCGGTTGTCGATGTCGAGACCGAGCGCAACCTCGTGATGCGCGTGCTGCTGCACAGCCCCAAGGACACGCTGGCCGGTCTCGTCGCCGTCGCCGCGATCGGCGCGATCGTTGCCAATGCGCTGTTCCTGCAGACCGGCCGCCATCCGGCGCCGATGTTCGGCACCGTGATCAATCTTCCCGCACCGTCCTCCGTGGCGCTGTCGAACCCAATGCCGCGGCCGCGCCCGGTCGGCGCCGATACCTCGCCGCTCGAGCCGCGCGCGACGGAGTTCCGCGCCGAGCCGAAACCTGCCGAGCGAGCCGCCGAGAAGCCGCCGGAGAAACCCGTCGAGGCGACCGCATCGACGCCGCGCGCGGGCAGTGATCCCATGACCAATCTGGTCAAGGCGACGACCTCGACGCCGCCGTCCGCCATGCGTCCGCCCGCGCCGATTCCCGTGCCGCAGAGCCCCGCCGCCCGGCGTATCGCCGGCGTTCAGCGCGCGCTGTCCGAATATGGCTACGGGAATTTGAAGATCACGGGCACGATGAGCGGCGAGACCCAGTCCGCGATCCAGAAGTTCGAGCGCGAGCACAAGATGCAGGTCACCGGCCAGTTGTCCGACCGGCTGCTGCGCGAGCTCGGCGCCGCGATCGGCCATCCCGTCGAATAA
- a CDS encoding PAS domain-containing sensor histidine kinase, protein MTVLSIIRDCLDALLHPSARYDALMRARHRAFMAPRLLGSLAAFAAFPVYLAMRGAPSAVEVAAFAWLIAPILLSWFLSRTGRYEGAHVLSSLALAGLIMAVAGTTGGIESFAAVWLVVVPLEAALSASRRVAAFASLLALSCAGLLIFVGQLGWLPVADTSTAERGVLMACGVVSATLYAAGLAFGAESLARTSVALLSREEERYRLLARNMSDVVSRHQRNGAVQFISPAAEAMLGMPVAQLLGHGLFDRVHVADRPAYLTALSDAARGDVRSIEFRLRREPDGSERGQVDFLWVEMRCRPLDRDIGHNYHSDVTREAEVVAVMRDVTDHKLSEQALDQARSAAEAADAAKTRFLATMSHELRTPLNAIIGFSEMIAQEQTLMLGAAQRQEYAQLINDSGQHLLSVVNGILDMSKMESGNFEIASEPFAPRASLLHCCNLLALKARENGIDLITDAPQDLPVMTGDPRAFKQIVLNLVANAIKFTERGGQVSVTASVLGSQLTLRISDTGVGIAPDDLKRIGAPFFQAGKTYQRRHEGTGLGLSIVKSLVALHLGELTVQSSLGEGTAVTVRLPLVYTPPQVKPVESKVATLTPVLRQDLQDQIHDQSQDQPALVKKSA, encoded by the coding sequence GTGACAGTTTTGAGTATCATCCGCGATTGTCTCGATGCACTGCTGCATCCCTCCGCGCGTTACGATGCGCTGATGCGGGCGCGTCATCGTGCCTTCATGGCGCCGCGGCTGCTCGGCAGCCTGGCCGCCTTTGCCGCATTCCCGGTCTATCTCGCCATGCGCGGCGCGCCGAGCGCGGTCGAGGTCGCCGCGTTCGCCTGGCTGATCGCGCCGATCCTGCTGTCCTGGTTCCTGTCGCGCACCGGCCGCTATGAAGGCGCCCATGTGCTGTCGTCGCTGGCGCTCGCCGGCCTGATCATGGCGGTCGCGGGCACCACGGGCGGCATCGAATCATTCGCCGCGGTCTGGCTGGTCGTGGTTCCCCTCGAAGCCGCGCTGTCGGCCTCGCGCCGCGTCGCGGCCTTTGCTTCCTTGCTCGCGCTGTCCTGTGCGGGACTCCTGATTTTCGTCGGCCAGCTCGGCTGGCTGCCGGTTGCAGACACCAGCACTGCTGAACGCGGCGTGCTGATGGCGTGCGGCGTCGTCTCGGCGACGCTCTATGCCGCCGGCCTTGCCTTCGGCGCGGAATCGCTGGCGCGCACCAGCGTTGCGCTGCTGTCGCGCGAGGAGGAGCGCTATCGCCTGCTCGCCCGCAACATGAGCGACGTCGTCTCGCGGCATCAGCGCAACGGTGCGGTGCAGTTCATCTCGCCGGCGGCGGAAGCCATGCTCGGCATGCCGGTGGCGCAACTGCTGGGGCATGGCCTGTTCGACCGCGTCCATGTCGCCGATCGCCCGGCCTATCTCACCGCGCTCTCCGATGCCGCGCGCGGCGACGTGCGCAGCATCGAGTTCCGGCTGCGGCGTGAGCCCGACGGCTCGGAGCGCGGCCAGGTCGATTTCCTCTGGGTCGAGATGCGCTGCCGCCCGCTCGACCGGGATATCGGCCACAATTATCACAGTGACGTCACGCGCGAGGCCGAGGTCGTCGCCGTGATGCGCGACGTCACCGACCACAAGCTGTCCGAGCAGGCGCTGGATCAGGCGCGCAGCGCCGCGGAAGCTGCCGATGCCGCCAAGACCCGCTTCCTCGCCACCATGAGCCATGAGCTGCGCACGCCGCTGAACGCCATCATCGGCTTCTCCGAGATGATCGCGCAGGAGCAGACCCTGATGCTGGGTGCGGCCCAGCGCCAGGAATACGCGCAGCTCATCAACGATTCCGGCCAGCACCTGTTGTCGGTCGTCAACGGCATCCTGGACATGTCGAAGATGGAGTCGGGCAATTTCGAGATCGCGTCCGAGCCGTTCGCGCCGCGGGCCTCGCTGTTGCATTGCTGCAATCTCTTGGCGCTGAAGGCACGGGAGAACGGCATCGATCTCATCACCGATGCGCCGCAGGATCTGCCCGTCATGACCGGCGATCCCAGGGCGTTCAAGCAGATCGTGCTCAATCTCGTCGCCAACGCCATCAAGTTCACCGAGCGTGGCGGTCAGGTCTCCGTGACCGCTTCGGTGTTGGGTTCGCAGCTGACGCTGCGCATCAGCGACACCGGCGTCGGCATCGCGCCCGACGATCTCAAGCGCATCGGCGCGCCGTTCTTCCAGGCGGGCAAGACCTATCAGCGCCGTCACGAGGGAACCGGCCTCGGACTTTCGATCGTGAAGAGTCTCGTGGCGTTGCATCTCGGCGAATTGACGGTACAAAGCAGTTTGGGAGAGGGCACAGCCGTCACCGTCAGGCTGCCGCTCGTCTACACGCCGCCGCAAGTCAAGCCGGTCGAAAGCAAGGTCGCGACGCTGACGCCGGTGCTGCGCCAGGATCTTCAGGACCAAATTCACGACCAGTCTCAGGACCAACCCGCTCTGGTGAAGAAAAGTGCCTAG
- a CDS encoding DUF5330 domain-containing protein gives MRFLLRITFWLGLVLVLLPRDKTPESEKLPQIGAADAVQAATAAVSDMTQFCKRQPAACEVGGQAATIIGQRAQDGARKIYQIINDKKEQISNDKNEKNDKKAPDHTGSIAMAGEGDAASTEAPRDTLSQDDLALEWRGPAAAN, from the coding sequence ATGCGCTTTCTGCTCCGCATCACATTCTGGCTCGGGCTGGTGCTGGTGCTCCTGCCCAGGGACAAGACGCCCGAATCGGAGAAGCTGCCCCAGATCGGTGCCGCCGACGCGGTGCAGGCTGCGACCGCGGCCGTCTCCGACATGACCCAGTTCTGCAAGCGCCAGCCGGCGGCCTGCGAGGTCGGCGGACAGGCCGCGACCATCATCGGCCAGCGCGCCCAGGACGGCGCGCGCAAGATCTACCAGATCATCAACGACAAGAAAGAACAGATCTCCAACGACAAGAACGAGAAGAACGACAAGAAGGCGCCCGACCATACCGGCTCGATCGCGATGGCCGGCGAAGGCGATGCCGCATCGACCGAGGCACCGCGCGATACCCTGAGCCAGGACGACCTCGCGCTGGAATGGCGCGGCCCGGCGGCGGCGAATTAG
- a CDS encoding SufE family protein: protein MTTIDEIRDNFELLDEWDDRYRYVIELGRTLEPMPEAEHSAENKVNGCVSQVWLQKLVDRGHGSPILKYRGDSDAHIVRGLVAIVLSLYSGRTPQEIIDTDAIAVFNEFGFRDHLTPQRSNGLRSMVERIKTDAKEALAEAS from the coding sequence ATGACGACGATCGACGAAATCAGGGACAATTTCGAGCTTCTGGACGAGTGGGACGACCGCTACCGGTACGTCATCGAGCTCGGCCGCACCCTGGAACCGATGCCCGAGGCGGAACACTCCGCCGAGAACAAGGTCAACGGCTGCGTCAGCCAGGTCTGGCTCCAGAAGCTGGTCGACCGCGGCCATGGCTCGCCGATCCTGAAATATCGCGGCGACAGCGACGCGCATATCGTGCGCGGGCTGGTCGCGATCGTGCTCTCGCTCTATTCCGGTCGCACGCCGCAGGAGATCATCGATACCGACGCGATCGCCGTGTTCAACGAGTTCGGCTTTCGCGATCATCTGACGCCGCAGCGCTCCAACGGCCTGCGCTCGATGGTCGAGCGCATCAAGACCGATGCGAAAGAGGCGCTCGCGGAAGCGTCGTAG
- a CDS encoding IS110 family transposase yields the protein MALDGSSEELQVKNTAEGHQELVEWLKRHKVKRVGIEASGGYEQAAVAELRRQRFVVIVFQPIQVRAYATFHLQRAKNDKMDAALIAACTAAVKKIHPAPDPRLQPFAVHLTMIDQIKEDIAKLKNRLESCPDERIQKFWKEQIALLAKHRRAEFKALVAAIRKHRDLAARLDLIYSVGGSGLPTAVAILIRMPEIGQITREQAAALTGLAPYDDDSGKHVGARRIDGGRQRLRQALYTAALPASFRWNPQLMALYSRLIAAGKGHKRALVACARKLIVIINAVVARGTPWVAEPPRTASVSVT from the coding sequence GTGGCGCTCGATGGCAGTTCGGAGGAGCTGCAGGTCAAGAACACGGCGGAAGGCCACCAGGAGCTGGTGGAGTGGCTGAAGCGCCACAAGGTCAAGCGGGTTGGGATCGAGGCAAGCGGTGGTTACGAGCAGGCGGCGGTCGCCGAACTGCGACGCCAGCGGTTTGTCGTCATCGTGTTTCAGCCGATCCAGGTCCGCGCCTATGCCACGTTCCATTTGCAACGGGCCAAGAACGACAAAATGGATGCCGCATTGATTGCGGCCTGCACCGCCGCGGTCAAGAAGATCCATCCCGCTCCAGACCCCCGGCTGCAGCCTTTTGCCGTGCATCTGACGATGATCGACCAGATCAAGGAGGACATCGCAAAGCTCAAGAATCGGCTGGAGAGCTGCCCTGACGAACGTATCCAGAAGTTCTGGAAGGAGCAGATCGCTCTGTTGGCCAAGCACAGACGAGCCGAGTTCAAGGCCCTGGTGGCAGCGATCCGCAAGCATCGCGATCTCGCCGCACGGCTCGATCTGATCTACAGCGTTGGCGGCAGCGGCTTGCCGACCGCGGTTGCCATCTTGATCAGGATGCCCGAGATCGGTCAGATCACCCGCGAGCAAGCCGCAGCCCTCACCGGGCTTGCGCCGTACGATGACGACAGCGGCAAGCATGTCGGCGCCCGCAGGATTGACGGCGGACGCCAGCGCTTGCGTCAGGCGCTCTACACCGCAGCTCTTCCGGCATCCTTCCGCTGGAATCCGCAGCTCATGGCCCTGTACAGCCGGCTGATCGCTGCCGGCAAGGGCCACAAGCGCGCGCTGGTCGCCTGTGCCAGGAAGCTGATCGTCATCATCAACGCCGTCGTCGCCCGCGGAACACCGTGGGTCGCCGAACCGCCCAGAACCGCGAGTGTGTCCGTCACCTGA
- a CDS encoding MucR family transcriptional regulator, with protein sequence MSDAGAKNFIELTASIVSAYLGNNPTPAAEIPNLISQVHGALVRVSSGRTETAPLEPAKPAVSLKKSIAPDYLVCLEDGKRFKSLKRHLRTQYNMTPEQYREKWGLPADYPMVAPNYAVARSQLAKQMGLGQQQRKRK encoded by the coding sequence ATGTCGGATGCCGGGGCTAAGAATTTCATCGAGCTGACGGCGAGCATCGTGTCGGCCTATCTCGGCAACAATCCGACGCCTGCGGCGGAGATTCCGAACCTGATCAGCCAGGTGCATGGCGCATTGGTGCGGGTGTCGTCAGGCCGCACCGAGACCGCGCCGCTCGAGCCGGCCAAGCCGGCCGTCTCGCTGAAGAAGTCGATCGCGCCCGACTATCTGGTCTGCCTGGAAGACGGCAAGCGCTTCAAGTCGCTGAAGCGCCATCTGCGCACGCAGTACAACATGACGCCGGAGCAATACCGCGAGAAATGGGGCCTGCCGGCCGACTACCCCATGGTCGCGCCGAACTATGCGGTGGCGCGCTCGCAATTGGCCAAGCAGATGGGCCTCGGACAGCAGCAGCGGAAGCGGAAGTAG
- a CDS encoding glycosyltransferase family 39 protein: protein MTSITTSAIDTPLRRSVERTCDDLAMLVLAAVAVVAGLTFRDYGLGWDDYTHAEYADLLLRMFGSGFKDTAALSFANLYMYGGGFDMVAALLHKIIPLELFETRRLVGAIVGVVGLAVTWRLGRRIGGPLAGLASLLLLALCPIFYGHMFMNPKDAPFAVAMIILMLGLVRLAEEYPKPSPRTILIVGLGAGLSLGCRVLGGLALVYAVLGFVPLFLEELRSEGLRESVRRFAHVVYVLLPGLAFGYLVMGLIWPWSIMEPGNPFEALTYFSHFFEKPWKEMFDGAIVSVPDMPWSYLPTLFALQLPEVMLVLMAGAVVSTFAMLPRSEVPARRKTIMLMLTLAATLPLAIAMVKRPALYNGIRHFVFVIPPMAVLGGVAFAWAMERLRANHRTWQPVVLATFCFGLALSLAEMIRLHPYQYTHFNHIAGTVRGADDRFMLDYWGLALKQASDELREQIVERQEVPPTNRKWKVAVCGPQRPAQVALGPDFTIGWDSNAADFAMTLGEFYCKGLTAPVMVEIKRDDVVFARVYDIRGRSISSLLSIPAP, encoded by the coding sequence ATGACATCCATCACGACTTCGGCGATCGACACGCCTCTGCGGCGCTCGGTCGAACGGACTTGCGACGATCTCGCCATGCTGGTGCTGGCCGCGGTCGCGGTCGTTGCAGGCCTGACGTTCCGCGACTACGGCCTCGGCTGGGACGACTACACCCACGCTGAATATGCCGATTTGCTGCTGCGCATGTTCGGTTCCGGCTTCAAGGATACTGCGGCGCTCTCCTTCGCCAATCTCTACATGTATGGCGGCGGCTTCGACATGGTCGCGGCCCTCCTGCACAAAATCATTCCGCTGGAGCTGTTCGAGACGCGACGTCTGGTCGGCGCCATTGTCGGCGTGGTCGGACTTGCGGTGACGTGGCGGCTCGGCCGTCGCATCGGCGGGCCCCTTGCCGGTCTTGCCTCGCTGCTGCTGCTCGCGCTGTGCCCGATCTTCTACGGCCACATGTTCATGAATCCGAAGGATGCACCCTTCGCGGTGGCCATGATCATCCTGATGCTCGGCCTGGTCCGGCTCGCCGAGGAATATCCCAAGCCGTCGCCGCGCACGATCCTGATCGTCGGCCTGGGTGCCGGCCTTTCGCTGGGCTGCCGCGTTCTCGGCGGGCTCGCGCTGGTCTACGCCGTGCTCGGCTTCGTCCCGCTGTTCCTGGAGGAACTGCGCAGCGAGGGCCTGCGCGAGTCGGTCCGCCGCTTCGCCCATGTCGTCTATGTGCTGCTGCCCGGCTTGGCGTTCGGCTATCTCGTGATGGGCCTGATTTGGCCGTGGTCGATCATGGAGCCCGGCAATCCCTTCGAGGCGCTGACCTACTTCTCGCACTTCTTCGAGAAGCCGTGGAAGGAGATGTTCGACGGCGCGATCGTGTCCGTGCCGGACATGCCCTGGTCCTATCTGCCGACGCTGTTCGCGCTGCAGCTGCCCGAGGTGATGCTGGTGCTGATGGCCGGCGCCGTGGTCAGCACCTTCGCCATGCTGCCGCGAAGCGAGGTGCCGGCGCGGCGCAAGACCATCATGCTGATGCTGACGCTGGCTGCGACCCTGCCGCTCGCGATCGCGATGGTGAAGCGGCCGGCGCTGTACAACGGCATCCGCCATTTCGTGTTCGTGATCCCGCCAATGGCGGTGCTCGGCGGCGTCGCTTTCGCGTGGGCCATGGAGCGCCTGCGCGCCAATCACCGCACCTGGCAGCCGGTCGTGCTCGCCACGTTCTGCTTTGGCCTTGCGCTCTCGCTCGCCGAGATGATCCGGCTGCATCCCTATCAGTACACCCACTTCAACCATATCGCCGGCACCGTGCGCGGCGCCGACGACCGCTTCATGCTGGACTATTGGGGTCTCGCGCTGAAGCAGGCTTCGGATGAGCTGCGCGAGCAGATCGTCGAACGCCAGGAAGTGCCGCCGACCAATCGCAAATGGAAGGTCGCGGTCTGCGGTCCGCAGCGCCCCGCCCAGGTCGCGCTCGGGCCCGACTTCACCATCGGCTGGGATTCCAACGCGGCCGATTTCGCGATGACGCTCGGCGAGTTCTACTGCAAGGGCCTCACCGCGCCCGTGATGGTCGAGATCAAGCGCGACGACGTCGTGTTCGCCCGCGTCTACGACATCCGCGGCCGCAGCATTTCCAGCCTGCTCTCGATCCCGGCGCCGTAA
- a CDS encoding class II aldolase/adducin family protein, whose translation MSPAEARLKEVPSDMTEAEWQQRVNLAACYRLVALYGWDDLVDTHISARVPGPDHHFLINPYGLMFDEITASSLVKVDLHGNQLSESEYSINPAGFTIHSAIHEVREDAICVLHLHTLDGTAVSSSAEGLLPLNQTAQLVTHDLAYHDYEGIALDHDERPRLQKDLGDHNHMLLRNHGTLTVGRSVASAFERMYHLERACSMQVRTRALGTPVYPVDDIAIDKNTELLANRDRAELRATNLVWPPLLRKLDRELPGYRS comes from the coding sequence ATGTCGCCAGCGGAAGCGCGCCTGAAGGAAGTGCCGTCTGATATGACGGAGGCTGAGTGGCAGCAACGGGTCAATCTCGCCGCCTGCTACCGCCTTGTCGCGCTGTACGGCTGGGACGATCTGGTCGATACCCACATCTCCGCGCGGGTGCCCGGCCCCGACCATCATTTTCTCATCAACCCCTACGGGCTGATGTTCGACGAGATCACCGCCTCGAGCCTCGTCAAGGTCGATTTGCACGGCAACCAGCTCTCCGAGAGCGAATACAGCATCAACCCGGCGGGCTTCACCATCCATTCGGCGATCCACGAGGTGCGCGAGGACGCGATCTGCGTGCTGCATCTCCACACCCTCGACGGCACCGCGGTGTCGAGCAGCGCGGAGGGCCTCTTGCCGCTGAACCAGACCGCCCAGCTCGTCACCCACGACCTCGCCTATCACGACTATGAAGGCATCGCGCTCGATCACGACGAGCGGCCGCGGCTGCAGAAGGATCTCGGCGACCACAACCACATGCTGCTGCGCAATCACGGCACGCTCACCGTCGGCCGCTCGGTCGCCTCCGCCTTCGAGCGCATGTATCACCTCGAGCGCGCCTGCTCGATGCAGGTGCGCACGCGCGCGCTCGGCACGCCGGTCTATCCGGTCGACGATATTGCTATCGACAAGAACACCGAGCTGCTCGCCAACCGCGACCGCGCCGAGCTGCGCGCCACCAACCTCGTGTGGCCGCCGCTGCTGCGCAAGCTCGACCGCGAGCTTCCGGGCTACCGGTCTTGA
- a CDS encoding M20/M25/M40 family metallo-hydrolase: MANAQLQSVLDHIDKDFDNSLERLFALLRIKSISADPAFAGDCKAAAEHLAKDIASLGVATEVRPTAGHPAIVGKTGAGGRPHVIFYGHYDVQPVDPLDLWHRPPFEPVVTDHADGRKIIVARGAEDDKGQVMTFVEACRAWKKVTGSLPVDITFLIEGEEEVGSKNFVPFIEANKDEFKADYVLVCDTGMWDRNTPAITTSLRGLLYEELKITAANRDLHSGVFGGSAMNPIRVLTKILGGLFDDDNRITIPGFYDGVKDLPPDILEQWKKLNLTPEMFLKPIGLSIPAGEKGRLLIEQASSRPTCDVNGIWGGYIGEGSKTVIPSHASAKVSFRLVEGQDPQKIRKAFRDYVTARIPGDCKVEFGDHSAAPAVALDWNMKPLAAASKALTEEWGKETVLMGSGASIPIVADFKRTLGLDSLLVGFGLDDDNIHSPNEKYDLRSFQKGIRSWARILAALAEVK, from the coding sequence ATGGCCAATGCGCAGCTTCAATCCGTGCTCGACCACATCGACAAGGATTTCGACAACAGCCTGGAGCGCCTGTTCGCGCTGCTCCGGATCAAGTCGATCTCCGCCGATCCGGCCTTCGCCGGGGATTGCAAGGCGGCGGCCGAGCATCTCGCCAAGGACATCGCGAGCCTCGGCGTCGCCACTGAAGTGAGGCCGACGGCCGGGCATCCCGCCATCGTCGGCAAGACCGGTGCCGGTGGACGGCCGCATGTGATCTTTTACGGCCATTACGACGTGCAGCCGGTCGACCCGCTCGATCTCTGGCACCGTCCGCCGTTCGAGCCCGTCGTCACCGATCATGCCGACGGCCGCAAGATCATCGTCGCGCGCGGCGCCGAGGACGACAAGGGCCAGGTGATGACCTTCGTCGAAGCCTGCCGCGCCTGGAAGAAGGTGACGGGCTCGCTGCCGGTCGACATCACCTTCCTGATCGAAGGCGAGGAGGAGGTCGGCTCGAAGAATTTCGTGCCCTTCATTGAGGCCAACAAGGACGAGTTCAAGGCCGACTACGTGCTGGTCTGCGACACCGGCATGTGGGACCGCAACACGCCGGCGATCACGACCTCGCTGCGCGGCCTGCTCTACGAAGAGCTGAAGATCACCGCCGCCAATCGCGATTTGCATTCCGGCGTGTTCGGCGGCAGCGCGATGAACCCGATCCGGGTGCTCACCAAAATTCTGGGCGGCCTGTTCGACGACGACAACCGCATCACCATTCCCGGCTTCTACGACGGCGTGAAGGACCTGCCGCCCGATATCCTGGAGCAGTGGAAGAAGCTCAATCTGACGCCGGAGATGTTCCTCAAGCCGATCGGCCTGTCGATCCCCGCTGGCGAGAAGGGACGCCTGCTGATCGAGCAGGCCTCATCGCGCCCGACCTGCGACGTCAACGGCATCTGGGGCGGCTATATCGGCGAGGGCTCCAAGACGGTGATCCCGTCGCATGCTTCGGCCAAGGTCTCGTTCCGCCTGGTCGAGGGGCAGGACCCGCAAAAGATCCGCAAGGCGTTCCGCGACTACGTGACGGCGCGCATTCCCGGCGACTGCAAGGTCGAGTTCGGCGACCATTCCGCCGCGCCCGCTGTCGCGCTCGACTGGAACATGAAGCCGCTCGCCGCCGCCAGCAAGGCGCTGACGGAGGAATGGGGCAAGGAGACCGTGCTGATGGGCTCCGGCGCCTCGATCCCGATCGTCGCCGACTTCAAGCGCACGCTTGGCCTCGACTCGCTGCTGGTCGGATTCGGATTGGACGACGACAACATCCATTCGCCGAACGAGAAGTACGATCTTCGCAGCTTCCAGAAGGGCATCCGCTCCTGGGCCCGCATCCTCGCGGCGCTGGCGGAGGTGAAGTAG